One genomic window of Anaerolineales bacterium includes the following:
- a CDS encoding ABC transporter ATP-binding protein, producing the protein MAEKQEEKTGTIAERLAILWEYSAGFRLRYLFAVGAQIGSSATKAGTFFLLGILVDGTLGESAFARLLPLLAAGIIALALGEGLFSFGSGRLTAGVSEGVVRRLRNLLYDHIQHLPFCYHDRMATGELIQRSTSDVDAVRRFFADQAIGVARIGMLFLVNLAALLFLHARLALLSIVVVPFIVAVSVFFFRRVAKVYDEYQDQDAVLSTMLQENLAGVRVVRAFAQQDFESAKFEKENTEKYRRGRALLLLHALFWPSTDILCASQILIGYVLGAVMAIGGEITVGQYISYTGMVVYLIWPMRDLGRLVVHASNGLVSAYRTKEILRESREDLDTGTVAPSAPLRGEVEFRGVGFEYRGEESILRDISFRCDPGRAVALLGPTGSGKTSLVNLLPRFHEYTSGSILLDGVELREYPKRCLRRQIGIVEQEPFLFSRTIRENIVYGVEREVPDDEVTEAAQAAAIHEVILGLPDGYRTLVGEKGVTLSGGQRQRIAIARALLKDPRLLILDDSTSSVDTETEAEIRKALERLMRGRTTFIIAHRVQSVMRADLILVLEKGRIIQSGTHDSLMAEEGFYRRIFRLQSRIEEEVEGELEAEAGGVGGAVVS; encoded by the coding sequence ATGGCTGAAAAACAGGAAGAAAAGACGGGCACTATCGCCGAACGGCTGGCGATCCTGTGGGAGTATTCCGCGGGATTTCGGCTCCGCTATCTGTTTGCAGTAGGTGCGCAAATAGGTTCGAGCGCGACGAAGGCGGGCACGTTCTTCCTCCTCGGAATCCTGGTGGATGGGACCCTCGGGGAGTCGGCGTTCGCCCGCCTGCTGCCGCTGTTGGCGGCCGGGATTATCGCTTTGGCGCTGGGCGAAGGTCTGTTTTCTTTCGGCAGCGGGCGCCTGACGGCCGGGGTTTCCGAGGGCGTCGTCCGGCGTCTGCGCAACTTGCTCTACGACCACATCCAGCATCTTCCGTTTTGCTATCACGACCGGATGGCCACCGGCGAGTTGATCCAGCGCAGCACGTCCGACGTGGACGCGGTGCGCCGGTTCTTCGCGGATCAGGCGATCGGAGTGGCGCGGATTGGGATGCTGTTTCTGGTCAACCTGGCCGCCCTGCTGTTCCTCCATGCGAGGCTGGCGCTCCTTTCGATCGTCGTGGTGCCGTTCATCGTCGCCGTGTCGGTCTTCTTCTTCCGCCGCGTGGCCAAGGTGTACGACGAATACCAGGACCAGGACGCGGTCCTTTCCACCATGCTGCAGGAGAACCTGGCCGGCGTGCGGGTGGTGCGGGCCTTCGCCCAGCAGGATTTTGAATCGGCGAAATTCGAGAAGGAGAACACCGAGAAGTACCGCCGCGGGCGGGCGCTCCTGTTGCTGCACGCCCTTTTCTGGCCCTCGACCGACATCCTGTGCGCCTCGCAGATCCTGATCGGATACGTGCTCGGGGCGGTGATGGCGATCGGGGGGGAGATCACCGTCGGGCAGTACATCTCCTACACCGGGATGGTGGTCTATCTGATCTGGCCGATGCGCGATCTCGGCCGCTTGGTCGTCCACGCCTCCAACGGCCTCGTTTCGGCCTACCGGACAAAGGAGATCCTCCGCGAAAGCCGCGAAGACCTCGATACCGGGACCGTCGCTCCTTCGGCGCCCTTGCGCGGGGAGGTCGAATTCCGCGGAGTGGGTTTCGAGTACCGCGGGGAGGAGAGCATCCTGCGCGACATCAGCTTCCGCTGTGATCCCGGCCGGGCGGTCGCGCTGCTCGGGCCGACCGGATCCGGAAAGACTTCGCTGGTGAACCTCCTGCCGCGCTTCCACGAATACACGTCCGGGAGCATTCTCCTCGACGGCGTGGAACTGCGCGAGTACCCGAAACGCTGCCTGCGCCGGCAGATCGGCATCGTCGAGCAGGAACCGTTCCTCTTCTCGCGCACGATCCGGGAAAACATCGTCTACGGCGTGGAGCGCGAGGTCCCGGACGACGAAGTGACGGAGGCGGCGCAGGCGGCCGCCATCCACGAGGTGATCCTCGGCCTGCCCGACGGCTACCGGACCCTGGTCGGCGAGAAGGGCGTCACGCTCTCGGGCGGGCAGCGCCAGCGGATCGCGATCGCCCGTGCGCTGCTCAAGGATCCGCGCCTGCTGATCCTGGATGATTCGACCTCGTCGGTGGACACGGAGACGGAGGCTGAGATCCGCAAGGCGCTTGAACGGCTGATGCGGGGCCGGACGACCTTCATCATCGCCCACCGCGTGCAAAGCGTCATGCGCGCCGATCTGATCCTCGTCTTGGAGAAGGGGCGGATCATCCAATCCGGCACTCACGACTCGCTGATGGCGGAAGAAGGCTTCTATCGGCGGATCTTCCGGCTGCAGTCGCGGATCGAGGAGGAAGTGGAGGGCGAGCTGGAGGCGGAGGCGGGCGGGGTAGGCGGAGCGGTGGTTTCCTAG
- a CDS encoding amidohydrolase family protein, translated as MFRGRDIPLKGYLLSRSYPEWWVRLAAPLIFTVIENAVRGESRGFLVDLVKRLVFAYTGAGYRRWADILSLEDMGDVARRLIDTFQKDRIGLYVPLMIDYEYWFKPSKNHPIVDQIDSMYRDVILPNQGRVHPFAPFDPARELAYRAKLPPPGVPDGGPPEKYSSLELAKEAVRNKGFVGVKVYNTLGYRPIGNAAVDAHRRSIFRRNGLARCERFTGEEFDEVMAELYRFCRREEVPITGHCVYSGVEAYPGASYDFGAPAHWRAMLERYPGLHVNLAHFGWNRPEEYFAARRRPLFRRSVRAFQRRMAGAPGPASDSAGGEQGADWVREIAGMLPRFPGLYADVAHHMVMEDADIPKFREAYAAMCRDFPGVIQKRLLFGIDWHVVTRVDRYAEFLERYRRVLEEGSVFRPPEMKDFLGGNALRFLGLLPPSRKENSRWSKNWRRLKSFYRKNRIRPPKWFRDASLMKE; from the coding sequence GTGTTCCGCGGCCGGGACATCCCCCTCAAGGGCTATCTGCTTTCGCGGTCCTATCCGGAATGGTGGGTCCGGCTGGCGGCGCCGCTGATCTTCACCGTCATCGAGAACGCCGTCCGCGGGGAGAGCCGCGGCTTCCTGGTCGATCTCGTAAAGCGCCTGGTCTTCGCCTACACCGGCGCCGGATACCGGCGCTGGGCGGATATTCTCTCCCTGGAGGATATGGGGGATGTCGCCCGGCGATTGATCGACACCTTCCAAAAGGACCGGATCGGCCTGTATGTGCCGTTGATGATCGATTATGAATATTGGTTCAAGCCTTCCAAGAACCATCCCATCGTCGACCAGATCGACTCGATGTACCGGGATGTCATTCTGCCGAACCAAGGGCGGGTGCATCCGTTCGCCCCGTTCGACCCGGCGCGCGAACTGGCGTACCGGGCGAAGCTTCCGCCGCCCGGAGTGCCGGACGGCGGCCCGCCGGAAAAATACAGCTCGCTGGAGTTGGCCAAGGAAGCCGTCCGCAACAAAGGCTTTGTTGGCGTGAAGGTCTACAACACCCTCGGCTACCGGCCGATCGGGAACGCGGCCGTGGATGCGCACCGTCGGAGCATTTTCCGCCGGAACGGCCTTGCGCGCTGCGAGCGCTTCACCGGCGAGGAATTCGACGAAGTCATGGCGGAATTGTATCGATTCTGCCGCCGCGAGGAGGTCCCGATTACGGGCCACTGCGTCTACAGCGGGGTCGAGGCTTATCCCGGCGCCAGTTATGATTTCGGCGCCCCGGCCCATTGGCGCGCGATGCTGGAGCGGTATCCCGGACTGCACGTCAACCTGGCGCACTTCGGATGGAACAGGCCGGAAGAATATTTCGCCGCCCGCCGCAGGCCTCTCTTCCGGCGGAGTGTGCGGGCCTTTCAGCGGCGGATGGCGGGAGCCCCGGGGCCGGCGTCGGATTCGGCCGGCGGGGAGCAGGGCGCGGATTGGGTCCGCGAGATCGCCGGGATGCTCCCCCGATTCCCCGGTTTGTATGCGGATGTAGCCCATCACATGGTCATGGAGGATGCCGACATTCCCAAGTTCCGGGAAGCCTACGCGGCGATGTGCCGCGATTTCCCCGGAGTGATCCAGAAGAGACTCCTGTTCGGAATCGATTGGCATGTGGTCACACGGGTAGACCGGTATGCCGAGTTCCTGGAGAGGTATCGGCGGGTGCTGGAGGAAGGATCGGTCTTCCGCCCGCCGGAGATGAAGGATTTCCTCGGCGGAAACGCGCTCCGCTTCCTGGGCCTGCTGCCCCCCTCGCGGAAAGAAAATTCCCGCTGGTCGAAGAATTGGAGGCGGCTGAAATCCTTCTACCGCAAGAACCGCATCCGCCCGCCGAAATGGTTCCGGGATGCGTCGCTGATGAAGGAATGA
- a CDS encoding winged helix-turn-helix domain-containing protein, with amino-acid sequence MGRYSIQNDDARGQNTLTHTTRCLLAYLLVYRTRIHTRDSLANLFWEDFSQKRARNCLNTTIWRLRRFLEPRGVSPGTYLISMPTGELGFNVKSNFWLDVEIFEREAAKILALPLGNVQREDILILEKASQLYQGDLLEGYYNDWALRERERLRCCYLDCLYFLMRFFSQSEDFTKALEYGRKILEIDSLREDVHRQLMRLYMRRGQRSLAIRQYHTCQEALQTELAIPPMPETQALIREIAETGELLLPDSQTPSGELKLAVANLQSAMENVTRAQKTLELVLRQFSRTNPQ; translated from the coding sequence TTGGGTAGATACTCCATTCAGAATGATGATGCCCGTGGGCAGAATACGCTCACCCATACCACCCGCTGCCTGCTGGCGTACCTCTTGGTTTACCGCACCCGCATTCACACCCGCGATTCGCTTGCCAACCTGTTCTGGGAGGATTTCTCGCAGAAACGGGCACGCAATTGTCTGAATACGACCATTTGGCGCTTGCGACGTTTCTTGGAACCGCGCGGCGTATCTCCCGGGACTTACCTGATCTCCATGCCGACGGGGGAACTTGGTTTCAATGTGAAGAGCAACTTCTGGCTGGACGTGGAGATTTTTGAACGCGAGGCGGCGAAGATCCTTGCCCTTCCCTTGGGAAACGTCCAAAGGGAGGATATTCTAATCCTGGAAAAGGCGTCCCAGCTCTATCAGGGGGATCTGCTGGAAGGCTATTACAATGATTGGGCTTTGCGTGAACGTGAACGCCTCCGCTGTTGTTATCTCGATTGCCTGTACTTCCTGATGCGGTTCTTTTCCCAATCCGAAGATTTCACCAAAGCGCTTGAATATGGCAGGAAGATACTTGAAATCGATTCCCTGCGCGAGGATGTGCACCGGCAACTGATGCGATTGTACATGCGGAGGGGCCAGCGCTCGCTGGCCATCCGGCAGTATCACACTTGCCAAGAAGCCTTGCAGACCGAGCTTGCCATTCCTCCCATGCCGGAAACCCAGGCGCTGATCCGCGAGATCGCCGAAACGGGGGAATTACTCCTGCCGGATTCCCAAACGCCGTCCGGTGAATTGAAATTGGCGGTGGCGAATCTGCAATCCGCAATGGAGAACGTCACCAGAGCCCAGAAAACCCTCGAGCTAGTCCTCCGGCAATTCAGCAGAACAAACCCTCAATAG
- a CDS encoding DUF4255 domain-containing protein gives MYTALRATSFTLSALLKTHFEADAGLRLLFDPSAGGSMVISLNSPQEMTANREQGVSLWLYRVAKDGERLNDPPERISRTQLRRRPLPLSLQYLATPIVALRNNRTSPETEQIILGKILQVFHDHPILSGVHLKDDFSGTELALNIRLETIPTDEAARVFQALDRSYQLSLSYQVGVVMIDSDHEPLSARMVEEAAPDYGLVMRI, from the coding sequence ATGTACACCGCGTTGCGCGCCACCAGCTTCACCCTTTCCGCCTTGCTGAAAACCCACTTCGAGGCGGATGCCGGTTTGCGGCTGCTTTTCGATCCCTCCGCCGGCGGATCGATGGTCATCTCGCTGAATTCTCCGCAGGAGATGACCGCCAACCGCGAGCAGGGGGTTTCCCTTTGGCTTTACCGGGTTGCCAAGGACGGCGAACGGCTGAACGATCCGCCGGAAAGAATCAGCCGGACTCAGCTCCGCCGCCGTCCGCTGCCGCTTTCCCTCCAATACTTGGCGACACCGATCGTCGCCCTTCGAAACAACCGCACCAGCCCGGAAACCGAGCAGATCATCCTCGGAAAGATCCTGCAGGTATTCCACGACCATCCGATCCTTTCCGGGGTCCACCTGAAGGACGATTTCAGCGGCACGGAGCTGGCATTAAACATCCGGCTGGAGACGATCCCGACGGACGAAGCCGCGCGCGTGTTCCAAGCCCTGGACCGTTCCTACCAGCTTTCGCTTTCGTATCAAGTCGGCGTGGTCATGATCGACTCTGACCATGAGCCGCTCAGCGCGCGCATGGTGGAAGAGGCCGCGCCGGATTACGGCCTGGTGATGCGGATCTGA
- a CDS encoding phage tail sheath subtilisin-like domain-containing protein, with translation MPEYLAPGVYVEEVDTGTKPIEGVSTSTSGMVGVTERGPVNVPILITSVGEYNRWFGERLSILDFANSISDRHCYLPHAVQGFFDNGGKRVFVTRVLDTVGARKASSHLFDRGGSASADTVLLRGAAELTGTSANLPKLIVLDGSAISSGDWIRIGDGSRSEYRKANAAPAFDQTLLAPGFPLLKSHDAGSSVIEASVVSGTVLALEGDAAGGSKEILVKGTTANIGLLAADDLLEISGGNAKEYRFIASAPTVTQVSTTESTAAITLDSPLSMSYADGDTVDAVAITTAGMAASTLATPCLAGDRLLFAQSNAGFTAGNILIVDPADSSKYEARTIGALSLLTLAGGAYEEYPAGSIVEEVTLGVDTRAVDDPANYLAGVSEIVLDDVSGLAVGQSLILGAGTTHQETRVIKKVTSSSNSVQLTAATGQAHDDGEEVIPKSKNLTAAAAAGADVLALDNRLGLAVGDLIRISDAAHSEYLTVKAAPGRPSNPVAPDAGNLVVAPPVANSYALGSEVVRAKEPEAVSGTDATINALEVPEDGLSLLVTRNSGFAANDFLRLTTASGEAFYHQISAVSAPTPDTVEINEAVLYSHPAGSCVVGRKPLFNVQALDAGAWGNRLRISVEDESPGQAAQTNLTQFGPPTRIRLSSYSGIEPGTVLEVTHPTTKAVTGGFLKVEAINRANGDITLAGAGLDATQQAAFAALPSGSYLKVRSREFALTVRLLRQPDAAVPSRNDTVIDSETYRYLSMDSRHSRYIHKVIGDIDGALRLSDRRTEGESAYIRVHDTAQDLADPAKTTALESVRVGPEALVDILPSGSERPARHALYEGFDSIGTLVDDDYIGADSTVPENRTGLHALRNIEEISIVAIPGRTSMKIQNALINHCEQARYRFAVLDGPQPPKDTLTDVQDLRQQFDTKYAAIYYPWLVIPDPYPTNLAKVGNYTIPPSGHLLGIYARTDIERGVHKAPANEVVRGITGLQRLINKEQQDILNPYPVNINVIRDFRPNNRGIRVYGGRVITSDSDWKYVNVRRLLIFIEASIERGLQWVVFEPNAEPLWARVRRSISNFLTLVWRNGALEGTKPEEAYFVKCDRTTMTQTDIDSGRLICLIGVAPVKPAEYVIIRIGLWTAHAED, from the coding sequence ATGCCTGAATATCTAGCTCCCGGAGTGTACGTCGAAGAGGTGGACACCGGCACCAAACCGATCGAGGGCGTCAGCACCAGCACCTCCGGGATGGTCGGGGTGACCGAACGCGGGCCGGTGAATGTTCCGATTTTGATCACCAGCGTGGGCGAATACAACCGCTGGTTCGGGGAACGCCTGAGCATCCTCGACTTCGCCAACAGCATCAGCGACCGCCACTGCTACCTTCCGCACGCCGTGCAGGGATTCTTCGACAACGGTGGAAAACGGGTCTTCGTCACCCGCGTCCTGGACACGGTGGGGGCGCGAAAAGCCTCCTCCCACTTGTTCGACCGCGGCGGCTCCGCCTCGGCGGACACCGTCCTCCTGCGGGGCGCCGCCGAATTGACCGGAACTTCCGCCAACCTGCCAAAGTTGATCGTCCTGGACGGCTCAGCCATCTCCTCGGGCGACTGGATCCGGATCGGCGACGGCAGCCGATCGGAATATCGGAAGGCAAACGCCGCGCCTGCGTTTGATCAAACCCTGTTGGCTCCGGGTTTTCCATTATTAAAATCGCATGACGCGGGAAGTTCCGTGATCGAAGCGAGCGTGGTTTCCGGTACGGTGTTGGCTCTGGAAGGCGACGCGGCCGGCGGCTCGAAGGAGATTCTTGTCAAGGGAACCACCGCCAACATCGGCTTGCTGGCGGCTGACGACCTGCTTGAGATTTCCGGGGGCAACGCGAAAGAATACCGGTTTATCGCCTCCGCTCCGACAGTCACCCAGGTCAGCACGACGGAATCCACGGCCGCGATCACGCTCGACAGCCCTCTGAGCATGTCCTACGCCGATGGCGATACGGTCGACGCGGTGGCGATCACAACGGCCGGGATGGCCGCTTCGACTCTCGCCACCCCCTGCCTGGCCGGGGACCGGCTGTTGTTTGCCCAGAGCAACGCAGGTTTTACGGCGGGAAATATCCTCATCGTCGATCCGGCGGATTCCAGCAAATACGAAGCCCGCACGATCGGAGCCCTGTCCTTGCTCACGCTGGCCGGCGGCGCTTACGAGGAATACCCGGCCGGAAGCATCGTCGAAGAGGTCACGCTTGGGGTGGATACCCGGGCGGTCGACGATCCGGCGAATTATTTGGCGGGAGTGAGCGAGATCGTCCTCGACGACGTTTCCGGCCTCGCCGTGGGCCAAAGCCTGATCCTCGGGGCGGGAACGACGCACCAGGAAACGCGGGTCATCAAAAAAGTCACGTCAAGCTCCAACTCAGTCCAGCTAACCGCCGCCACCGGCCAAGCCCACGACGACGGAGAGGAAGTGATTCCGAAGTCGAAAAATTTAACCGCCGCCGCCGCCGCCGGGGCGGACGTGTTGGCCCTCGACAACCGTCTCGGCTTGGCCGTTGGAGACCTTATCCGCATCAGCGACGCCGCCCACAGCGAATACCTCACCGTGAAAGCAGCCCCCGGCCGGCCTTCGAATCCCGTCGCCCCCGACGCAGGAAATCTGGTCGTTGCTCCTCCGGTGGCCAACAGCTACGCCCTGGGGAGCGAGGTGGTGCGGGCTAAGGAACCCGAAGCGGTCTCCGGGACGGATGCCACGATCAACGCACTGGAAGTTCCGGAGGACGGCCTTTCCCTCTTGGTCACAAGAAATTCGGGGTTCGCCGCAAACGACTTCCTCCGATTGACAACAGCGTCGGGCGAGGCGTTCTACCACCAGATCTCCGCCGTCTCCGCGCCCACGCCGGATACGGTTGAAATAAACGAGGCGGTGCTGTACAGCCATCCGGCCGGATCCTGCGTGGTCGGCCGGAAACCCCTTTTCAACGTGCAGGCCCTTGACGCCGGCGCCTGGGGCAACCGCCTGCGCATCTCGGTTGAGGACGAATCCCCCGGACAGGCGGCGCAGACCAACCTGACCCAATTCGGACCGCCGACCCGCATCCGCCTGAGCTCGTATTCGGGGATTGAACCGGGCACTGTCCTGGAAGTCACGCATCCCACGACCAAAGCCGTCACCGGCGGATTCTTAAAAGTGGAGGCGATTAACCGCGCCAACGGCGACATCACCCTGGCCGGGGCCGGGCTGGACGCCACGCAACAGGCGGCCTTCGCCGCGTTGCCCTCGGGCAGCTACCTGAAGGTGCGCTCGCGGGAGTTTGCCTTGACCGTGCGCCTGCTGCGCCAGCCCGACGCGGCGGTCCCCTCCCGCAACGACACCGTGATCGACTCCGAAACCTATCGTTACCTTTCGATGGATTCCCGGCACAGCCGGTATATCCACAAGGTGATCGGCGACATCGACGGAGCCCTGCGCCTCTCGGACCGCCGTACGGAGGGCGAATCGGCGTATATCCGGGTTCATGACACCGCGCAGGACCTGGCGGATCCGGCCAAGACCACGGCGCTGGAAAGCGTGCGCGTGGGCCCCGAAGCGCTGGTCGACATCCTGCCCAGCGGAAGCGAGCGCCCCGCGCGCCACGCCCTCTACGAGGGATTCGATTCGATCGGCACGCTGGTCGACGACGATTACATCGGCGCCGACAGCACCGTCCCGGAAAACCGGACGGGGTTGCATGCCCTGCGCAACATCGAGGAGATCAGCATCGTCGCCATCCCCGGCCGGACCTCGATGAAGATCCAAAACGCGTTGATCAACCACTGCGAGCAGGCCCGCTACCGATTCGCCGTGCTCGACGGTCCGCAGCCCCCCAAGGACACCCTGACCGACGTCCAGGACCTGCGGCAGCAATTCGACACGAAGTACGCCGCGATCTATTACCCCTGGCTGGTGATCCCGGATCCTTATCCGACCAACCTGGCCAAAGTCGGCAACTACACGATTCCACCCAGCGGGCATCTGCTGGGCATCTACGCCCGCACCGACATCGAGCGCGGCGTGCACAAGGCGCCCGCCAACGAGGTGGTGCGCGGGATCACCGGCCTGCAGCGGCTGATCAACAAGGAACAGCAGGACATCCTCAACCCCTACCCGGTCAATATCAACGTCATCCGCGACTTCCGCCCCAACAACCGCGGGATCCGGGTCTACGGCGGGCGCGTCATCACCAGCGATTCGGATTGGAAATACGTCAACGTGCGCCGGCTGCTGATCTTCATCGAAGCCTCGATCGAACGCGGGCTGCAGTGGGTGGTCTTCGAACCGAACGCCGAACCGCTGTGGGCGCGCGTGCGCCGCTCGATTTCCAACTTCCTCACCTTGGTGTGGCGCAACGGAGCGCTCGAGGGCACCAAGCCCGAGGAAGCCTACTTCGTCAAATGCGACCGCACCACCATGACCCAAACCGACATCGACAGCGGGCGGCTGATCTGTTTGATCGGGGTCGCCCCGGTCAAACCGGCCGAATACGTGATCATCCGCATCGGCCTGTGGACCGCCCACGCCGAGGATTAA
- a CDS encoding phage tail protein, with the protein MATGTRTDPYRAFNFRVEIDGLNVASFSEASGLTADGDSVDYREGTDARNTVRKLMGLRKFSNITLKRGYAKSDELWKWYTNILNGIPDRRSGTIVLMDEAHKDVLRWNITDAWINKIEGPSLKASGNDVAIESMDLVHEGISMELA; encoded by the coding sequence ATGGCTACCGGAACGCGTACCGATCCGTATCGCGCATTCAACTTCCGCGTGGAAATCGACGGGCTGAACGTGGCTTCCTTCAGCGAGGCCAGCGGCCTGACCGCCGACGGCGACTCGGTCGATTACCGCGAAGGCACCGACGCCCGCAACACCGTCCGGAAGCTGATGGGGCTGCGCAAGTTTTCGAACATCACCCTCAAGCGCGGCTATGCCAAGAGCGACGAGCTGTGGAAGTGGTACACCAACATCCTCAACGGGATCCCGGACCGGCGCAGCGGGACGATCGTCCTCATGGACGAAGCCCACAAGGACGTGCTGCGCTGGAACATCACCGACGCGTGGATCAACAAAATCGAGGGGCCGAGCCTCAAAGCCAGCGGCAACGACGTCGCCATCGAGTCGATGGACCTGGTTCACGAAGGCATCAGCATGGAGCTTGCCTGA
- a CDS encoding phage tail sheath subtilisin-like domain-containing protein, with translation MPEYLTPGVYYERVDAGPGITAVRTDIAGFVGIAPRGPLDTPVPVQSFRQFLSYFGGFSGSGYLAYAVRGFFENGGRRCWVVRVASADGAAPAGAVWQDGSGEPVWRLSAYSPGAWGNALAVRIAETRTAQTVSIPAGSRPEYSAVRTVCGFARFSHVRLTQGATTVYKVLADVDPIENRLIWCRADPESRTVYDGLLSGFNPDRPILIESVDYTVQVAEGGRLSKVYPGVTLVPQHPRYGPLILRNVRVPQPGDAVQVMPSAPEPVVAADLRPAEDIGLGEVRPLGPSGLGKWIPMAGGCDGLNLLSIRDFIGDDFLPGETDEEHLRRKRGLRALEEVDEVAILALPDIHIRAESEPETAPPPACLPDPCLPTPPPRPGIARSAAGKELPPAFGDEGIFQVQSAMVLQCERLRNRIAVLDPPYAASRPDALGVAAVQNWRRRFDSKYAALYYPWLKVVDPLRGSGAPTRDIPPSGHVAGQYAGTDYAVGVHKAPANAPLRWVQALTAETDDAVQGLLNPLGINALRTLGSRGIRIYGARTVSSDPDWRFVNVRRLLIMIEKAIDHSTQWAVFEPNDFTTRTKITLALIGFLYSLWRQCALAGKTAEAAFFVKCDEEINPPEGRDNGRLLALVGVAPAQPFEFVVLRVGRIENAFEITEVTGKGP, from the coding sequence ATGCCCGAGTATCTGACCCCCGGCGTGTACTATGAACGCGTGGATGCCGGCCCCGGAATCACGGCGGTGCGCACCGATATCGCGGGATTCGTCGGGATCGCGCCGCGCGGCCCGCTCGACACGCCCGTGCCGGTGCAATCCTTCCGCCAGTTCCTCAGCTACTTCGGGGGATTCAGCGGGTCGGGATACCTGGCGTACGCCGTCCGCGGTTTTTTCGAGAACGGCGGCAGGCGCTGCTGGGTGGTTCGGGTGGCCTCGGCCGACGGCGCGGCGCCGGCGGGCGCGGTCTGGCAGGACGGCTCGGGAGAGCCGGTTTGGCGCTTGAGCGCCTACAGCCCCGGGGCGTGGGGAAACGCCCTGGCAGTCCGGATCGCGGAAACCCGCACGGCCCAGACGGTCTCGATCCCCGCCGGAAGCCGCCCCGAGTACAGCGCGGTTCGCACCGTCTGCGGTTTTGCCCGCTTCAGCCACGTCCGTCTGACGCAGGGGGCGACGACCGTTTATAAGGTGTTGGCCGACGTCGACCCGATCGAAAACCGGCTGATCTGGTGCCGCGCGGATCCGGAGTCGCGGACGGTCTACGACGGACTGCTCTCCGGCTTCAATCCCGACCGCCCGATCCTCATCGAGAGCGTGGATTACACCGTTCAGGTCGCGGAAGGCGGGCGGTTGTCGAAGGTCTACCCGGGGGTGACGCTCGTCCCGCAGCATCCGCGTTACGGTCCGTTGATTCTCCGCAACGTGCGCGTCCCGCAGCCCGGCGACGCGGTTCAGGTCATGCCTTCGGCGCCGGAGCCGGTCGTCGCCGCAGACTTGCGGCCGGCAGAGGACATCGGCCTGGGGGAAGTCCGGCCGCTGGGTCCATCCGGATTGGGGAAGTGGATCCCGATGGCGGGCGGCTGCGACGGATTGAATTTGCTTTCGATCCGGGATTTTATCGGGGACGACTTCCTCCCCGGCGAAACCGATGAGGAGCACCTGCGAAGGAAGCGGGGATTGCGGGCGTTGGAGGAGGTGGACGAGGTGGCGATCCTCGCCCTGCCCGACATCCACATCCGCGCCGAATCCGAGCCGGAGACCGCCCCCCCGCCCGCCTGCCTTCCCGATCCGTGCCTGCCGACCCCTCCGCCGCGACCCGGAATTGCGCGATCCGCGGCAGGAAAGGAGCTTCCGCCGGCATTCGGAGACGAAGGGATATTTCAAGTCCAATCGGCGATGGTTCTGCAATGCGAACGCCTGCGCAACCGGATCGCAGTCCTCGACCCGCCCTATGCGGCCAGCCGGCCGGACGCGCTCGGGGTGGCCGCGGTGCAGAACTGGCGCCGGCGGTTCGATTCGAAGTACGCGGCGCTGTATTACCCGTGGTTGAAGGTGGTCGACCCGCTGCGGGGAAGCGGCGCGCCGACGCGCGATATTCCCCCCAGCGGCCATGTCGCCGGCCAATACGCCGGAACGGATTACGCCGTCGGGGTCCACAAGGCGCCGGCCAACGCGCCGCTGCGGTGGGTGCAGGCGTTGACCGCGGAGACGGACGACGCCGTCCAAGGGCTGCTCAACCCGCTGGGGATCAACGCCCTCCGCACCCTTGGCAGCCGCGGGATCCGCATTTACGGAGCCCGCACCGTCAGCAGCGACCCCGATTGGCGGTTCGTCAACGTCCGCCGCCTGCTGATCATGATCGAGAAGGCGATCGACCACTCGACCCAATGGGCGGTCTTCGAGCCGAACGATTTCACCACGCGGACCAAGATCACCCTCGCGCTGATCGGCTTCCTCTACTCGCTGTGGCGGCAGTGCGCTCTGGCCGGGAAAACCGCCGAGGCGGCGTTCTTCGTCAAATGCGACGAGGAGATCAACCCGCCCGAGGGACGCGACAATGGCCGGCTGTTGGCCTTGGTCGGCGTAGCCCCGGCCCAGCCGTTCGAGTTCGTCGTCCTGCGCGTGGGCCGGATCGAAAACGCGTTCGAGATCACCGAAGTGACCGGAAAGGGACCGTAG